The following proteins come from a genomic window of Pseudomonas sp. Z8(2022):
- a CDS encoding homoserine dehydrogenase: protein MKPVKVGICGLGTVGGGTLNVLKRNAEEITRRAGRGIEIAQIAIRSPKPQYDTTGIAMTSDVFELVNNPEIDIVIELIGGYTLAKELVLKAIDNGKHVVTANKALIAVHGNEIFARAREKGVIVAFEAAVAGGIPVIKAIREGLAANRINWLAGIINGTGNFILSEMREKGRAFGDVLKEAQALGYAEADPTFDVEGIDAAHKLTILASIAFGIPLQFDKAYTEGITQLTTADVNYAEALGYRIKHLGVARRTEAGIELRVHPTLIPSDRLIANVNGVMNAVMVNGDAVGSTLYYGAGAGMEPTASAVVADLVDVVRALTTDPTNRVPHLAFQPDSLSDHPILPIEQCESAYYLRIQAKDHPGVLAQVASILSERGINIESIMQKEAEEQDGLVPMILVTHRVVEARIIEAIAAMEALDGVTSPVIRLRVEQLN, encoded by the coding sequence GTGAAGCCGGTCAAAGTGGGCATCTGTGGTTTGGGCACCGTCGGTGGCGGTACTTTGAATGTACTCAAACGCAATGCCGAGGAGATTACTCGGCGCGCCGGTCGCGGCATCGAGATTGCCCAGATTGCCATTCGTTCGCCCAAGCCTCAGTACGACACCACCGGCATTGCCATGACCAGCGATGTCTTCGAACTGGTCAACAACCCCGAGATCGACATCGTCATCGAGCTGATCGGCGGCTACACCCTGGCCAAGGAACTGGTACTCAAGGCCATCGACAACGGCAAGCACGTGGTTACCGCCAACAAGGCGCTGATCGCCGTGCATGGCAACGAGATCTTCGCCCGTGCCCGCGAGAAGGGCGTGATCGTCGCCTTCGAAGCGGCGGTTGCCGGCGGCATCCCGGTCATCAAGGCGATCCGCGAAGGTCTGGCGGCCAACCGCATCAACTGGCTGGCCGGCATCATCAACGGCACCGGCAACTTCATCCTCAGCGAGATGCGCGAGAAGGGCCGGGCCTTCGGGGACGTGCTCAAGGAAGCCCAGGCACTTGGCTACGCCGAAGCCGATCCGACCTTCGATGTCGAAGGTATCGACGCCGCCCACAAGCTGACCATCCTGGCATCCATCGCCTTCGGCATCCCGCTGCAGTTCGACAAGGCCTACACCGAAGGCATCACCCAGCTGACCACCGCCGATGTGAACTACGCCGAGGCGCTGGGTTATCGCATCAAGCACTTGGGCGTTGCCCGTCGTACCGAAGCCGGTATCGAGCTGCGCGTACACCCGACGCTGATTCCGTCCGACCGCCTGATCGCCAACGTCAATGGCGTGATGAACGCGGTAATGGTCAATGGCGACGCCGTTGGCAGCACCCTCTACTACGGCGCCGGTGCCGGCATGGAGCCGACCGCCTCGGCGGTGGTGGCCGACCTGGTGGACGTGGTGCGTGCACTGACCACCGACCCGACCAATCGCGTGCCGCACCTGGCCTTCCAGCCGGATTCGCTGTCCGATCACCCGATCCTGCCGATCGAGCAGTGCGAGAGCGCCTACTATCTGCGTATCCAGGCCAAGGATCACCCTGGCGTGCTGGCGCAGGTGGCGAGCATCCTCTCCGAGCGCGGCATCAACATCGAGTCGATCATGCAGAAGGAAGCCGAGGAGCAGGACGGTCTGGTGCCGATGATCCTGGTGACTCACCGCGTGGTCGAGGCGCGTATCATCGAGGCCATTGCCGCCATGGAAGCGCTGGATGGCGTCACCTCGCCGGTGATCCGCCTGCGTGTCGAGCAGCTCAACTAA